From the Clostridium sp. Marseille-P299 genome, the window AATTTGCACAGTTAAATTTAATATTCTATATTGATTATAAATACTACTATATATTGTATCACTTAATTTAAATACAATAAATGGGTCACTATTCTCTGCTATTAATTGAAAATTCCCATTAAAATATTCTAAACTTTTGATATTTTGTTGATTATTCTTATCAATAAATATATTCTTATCTAAAATTGTATTGTATGTTTTATAGCTTAACCTAATATCACTAATATTTTTAATACCTTCATTATTACCAAAATCAAATCTAAGATATAATGAATCTAATGGTATTTCTATATTTATATTTTTCAATTTTTCATTATGATTGTAGTTAACTTTAATAGAATTTTGTTCTTTCCAGTCTTCTTTATCCTCTTTTTTATTATAAAAGATTTGAACTTCCTCATCTTTATCCGATTGAAAAGCAAAATCTAAGGAATAAGAACCTTCATTAATATAAAAATAATTTACTATAATAAAATTTGACACTATAATACAAGCTAAAGTTAATATTAGTTTCTTTACGCTTATTCTCATGTTTACTCCATTCATTTGCATTTATAATAACATAAATTATTAATACTTAATCTCTTTCATGTATCTTCTCACTGCATCTTTCCATTTAGGTAATTTTCGGAATCCACTCTCTTCTAGTTTTTCTTTTGAAAGTCTAGAATTTTTAGGTCTCACCGCCTTAGTTGGATATTCTTCCGTCGTAATATGATTTACTCTTGTTTTATAGCCAGCAACTTTAAAAATCTCTTCCGTAAAATCAGCCCATGAACAAACCCCTTCGTTAGTTGCATGATACGTTCCATATTTTTCAGTCATTATCATATCACATAAAAGTGGTGCCAAATCTGCTGTATAAGTAGGAGATCCGAATTGGTCTGCTACTACATTGATTTCATCTCTTTCTTTTCCTAAACGTAACATTGTTTTCACAAAATTATTACCATTAACGCCAAACACCCATGAGATACGTACAATAAAATATTTATCTAATAGAGATCTTACCACTTCTTCTCCTTGAAGCTTTGTTTTTCCATACTGGCTTAATGGAGCAGTTTGGTCATCAACTTCATAAAAGTCTTCACCTACCCCCGGAAAAACGTAATCTGTACTGATATATACCATCTTTGCGTTAATTTCTTTACAGACATCTGATATATTTTTAACCCCATCTACATTTACTTTTTTACATATTTCTTTCTCATCTTCTGCACGATCAACTGCCGTATAAGCTGAACAATGTATTATAACATCCGCTTTACTTTTTATGATAAATTCTCTAGTGGCTTCTTTATCTGTTATATCAAATTCTTCAATATCAGCACCAATATTATCTATATTTCTATCATTTAAACATTTGATTACATCGAATCCTAACTGACCTTTGACTCCAGTCACTAAAACTTTCATATTAAGACCTTACCTTTCATTCTTACATTTAGCATACCAAAACTAAATTAACACACATCAAGAATTTACTTTTTTACATCACAAATCGCAGAATGTGTTTTTTGCATTCTGCGATATAATTCTATCTATCTGCATACATCTTTTCATAATAATTCTGATATTCTCCAGAGATAATATTCTCCCACCAAGGTTTATTATCTAGATACCACTGAATTGTCTTTTTTATACCTTCATCAAATGTTGTTGTAGGCTCCCATCCTAATTCATTTTTAATTTTTGTAGGATCAATTGCATAACGTCTGTCATGTCCTGCTCTATCTGTCACAAAGCGTATTAATTCTTCCCCTTTTCCTAATTCTTTTAGAACAGTTTTAACTACTTCAAGATTTGTTCTTTCATTATGGCCACCTATATTATATACTTCACCAACGGTTCCTTTACGAATGATTAGATCAATAGCGATACAATGATCTTCTACATAGAGCCAATCTCTAACATTATCACCTTTCCCGTAAACTGGTAATTCCTTATCATTTAGCGCATTCGCAATCATTAACGGAATTAATTTTTCTGGGAAATGATATGGTCCATAATTGTTTGAACATCTTGATATTGTTGTTGGAATTTTAAAAGTTCTATTATAGGCTTGAACTAGCAAATCTGCAGAAGCCTTTGATGCTGAGTACGGACTTGATGTATGTAAAGGTGTTGTTTCAGTGAAGAAAAGATCTGGACGGTCAAGAGGAAGATCACCATAAACTTCATCTGTTGATACTTGATGATATCTCTTTATTCCATATTCTTTACACGCATCTAAAAGTACACCTGTACCAATAATATTTGTTTGTAAGAAGATACTAGGATCACTTATCGAACGATCCACATGGCTTTCTGCTGCAAAATTCACTATAATATCAGGATTCTCATCCTCAAATAGCTGATAGATGAATTCACGATCTACAATATTGCCTTTTGCAAATTTAAAATTCGGCTTGTCCATTACAGAAGCAAGAGTTTCCATATTACCAGCATAAGTCAAAGCATCTAAACAAATAATCATATCGCTTGGATATTTGTTAACCATATAATGAATAAAGTTTCCACCTATAAAACCTGCTCCACCTGTTACAATAATCTTCATACTAATTCTCCTTATATTTAAAGTCTACATCACTATCTTTCAACTCAGGTGCTTTTGAATCTTTATCAGAAATAATCGGGTTTTCAATCCCCCATTCTACGTTTATCTCTGGGTCATTCCATTTGATATTACGATCTGAATTAGGAGCATAATAATTATCTGCTTTGTAAAGGAATTCAACGTCATCTGTAAGGGTTAAAAAGCCGTGAGCAAATCCTCTAGGTATTAGCAATTGTCTTTTATTTTCACCAGACAATTCTACTGCAACCCATTTTTTATATGTTGGCGAACCTTCTCTTAAATCTACAGCGACATCAAGAACTGCTCCTTTTGTACAACGGACTAATTTTGCCTGTGAATCTTCCCCTTTTTGAAAATGTAATCCTCTAAGTGTTCCTTTATGTGCAGAGTAAGACTGATTGTCTTGAACAAAATTATAGAAAAGGCCTTCTTTTTCCATCTTCTCTTGAGACCAACTTTCCATAAACCAACCTCTGTGATCACCAAATACTTGTGGCTCTATTATGTAAACATCGAGTACTTCTGTCTTAATAACTTTCATTAGAATACCTTTGCCTTTCAAAAAACTTATTTAAAAAATCTAGTATATAATCTTGCCTTCAGCTACTTGTTTTAGATGCTCACCATATGCTGATTTTCCATACAAGTTTGCAGATTCCATCAATTTCTCTTTTGTTATCCAACCATTTTTATATGCTATTTCTTCTACTGCAGCTATCTTAACACCTTGTCGATTTTCTAGCACTTTAACAAATTCAGTTGAATCTGCTAATGCATCAATAGTTCCCGTATCTAACCACGCATATCCTCTTCCCAATGTTATAACATCAAGTGTTCCGTCTTCTAAATATAATTTGTTTAAATCCGTAATCTCCAATTCTCCTCTATGTGAAGGTTTTACTCTCTTAGCCAATTCACAAACTCTATTATCATAAAAATACAAACCCGTTACACAATAGTTTGATTTTGGATTTTTAGGTTTCTCTTCTAATGAAATTGCTTTTCCATTCTCATCAAATTCTACAATTCCAAATCGTTCAGGATCATCGACATAATAACCAAACACAGTAGCTCCACAATCTTTGGATGCTGCAGCTTTTAAATGCTTAGTAAGCCCATTTCCATAAAATATATTATCCCCAAGTATCATTGCACAAGAATCACCTGCTATAAATTCTTCACCGATAATAAAAGCCTGTGCAAGTCCATCTGGTGATGGTTGCTCCGCGTAACTTAGTTTAATTCCAAAACTAGAACCATCACCTAATAATTTTTTAAAATTTGGTAAATCATGTGGTGTTGAGATTATTAATATATCTTGAATTCCTGCAAGCATCAATGTTGATAGAGGATAGTATATCATTGGTTTGTCATAAACCGGTAGTAATTGTTTTGATGTAACCATTGTCAATGGATAAAGTCTTGTTCCTGATCCGCCTGCTAAAATTATTCCCTTCATTTATCTACCTGTACCTTTCATATTTCTCAGTATTGCGCTCCGTAGAGCAAAATTATATCATATTTTTTCCATATACTCAATATTTTCGACTTTTATTGCTATTTTAATTATTGGTAATCTTCTGAAATAGTCTTACTGGTGTTTTTAATTTATTTCTACATATAAAATTGATTATTCTTATTATATCGTAACGTAATTTAATTACATTCAATGGCAGTCTTTTTCTATTATGGCTAGTATATGTTAGTAATTCAGGAACAGCATCCATATATTGCTTAGATACTATCTCTAATGAAAATTTTTCTTTTTTAATATTTTCTATATTATCTAATAGTTCATTTCGAACAATTTCATTATCAATTAAATAACTAATTGCTTTTGTCCATTCCTGAGTCACATTATTACATAGAATACCATTAACACCGTTCTTAATAATCTTAGTATAGGGCATTATATTAGAATAAATGCCTATAATACCATGTGCACTATATTCAATATATTTATTATAATGTTTACACTGATGGAAATTAGTATTAGGCATAGGGGCAAGTCCTATATCCCAATTCAACTCCCCTAACTTTTTCTGATAAAGTTCATAATTCTCAGTATATGGATAATACTTCAGATTTAATTCATCTACGATATCTGGCTTAGCTCCAAAGAATTCAAACTCTACTTTGTCTTTATACTTATTTACTATTTCATGTATTGTATTAGTTAGAATTGACTCTACATCAGCTTTTCTATCTATAGAACCAGCGAATCCTATTTTAATTAGATTCTTTGAATGCGTTGATTTCCGCTTTTCACCCAACGCTGGTTCTTCAATAATAGCAGAGGTATGAAAATACCCTTTATATTTTTGTAGTAATAATTCAGATGGAGATAATAACATATCACAATAAGTCATAATTTTTTTGATACGCTTTTGAACAGAGACACTTTTATAATATTTTGATGACACTAATCCATCAGCAATGTCTAATATGTCATCATCCAATACATATACAATGTATTTATCTCTTTTCTTTAATGTTTTTACCAACTGTAATGCCATATCACTGTCACTACGCACAAGTATTACTACATCGCTTTCAACACATTCTTCTTGTGTAACATTTCGAAAACTTGAATGTTTAAACTCTATTTTCCCTAATTTATATAAAAAGTTAAGTTGTTCATAAGCACACAAACGAACTGATGGATTTAATATCTCATATAGTAATAATACATTAGTCATAATTTCTCCTAGCACTGATTATTTAGCTTATGCTTTGTAAAGACTCTTAAGATTCTTTTTTATCTTTAATATAAAATAAACAATTTTTCGGATAATTAAAATAAATCTAAATGGTAATCTCTTTAAACAAAATTTTGTTATCTTAGTTTTAAACGAAATATCATAATTATATAGGTCATCGCTTCTCCAAGGTGACATCATATAGTATTCAAGAAATTTATTTTTATATGGGTGATCGGACTTTTTATTCCAAGGCCGATTATAGAATTCATTAAGATAATGTATAAATACGGGCGAATTTCTAGCTTCATCAATTTCTGAAGTTGTATAATAATTACTCAGTGAA encodes:
- the rfbD gene encoding dTDP-4-dehydrorhamnose reductase, with amino-acid sequence MKVLVTGVKGQLGFDVIKCLNDRNIDNIGADIEEFDITDKEATREFIIKSKADVIIHCSAYTAVDRAEDEKEICKKVNVDGVKNISDVCKEINAKMVYISTDYVFPGVGEDFYEVDDQTAPLSQYGKTKLQGEEVVRSLLDKYFIVRISWVFGVNGNNFVKTMLRLGKERDEINVVADQFGSPTYTADLAPLLCDMIMTEKYGTYHATNEGVCSWADFTEEIFKVAGYKTRVNHITTEEYPTKAVRPKNSRLSKEKLEESGFRKLPKWKDAVRRYMKEIKY
- the rfbB gene encoding dTDP-glucose 4,6-dehydratase, which translates into the protein MKIIVTGGAGFIGGNFIHYMVNKYPSDMIICLDALTYAGNMETLASVMDKPNFKFAKGNIVDREFIYQLFEDENPDIIVNFAAESHVDRSISDPSIFLQTNIIGTGVLLDACKEYGIKRYHQVSTDEVYGDLPLDRPDLFFTETTPLHTSSPYSASKASADLLVQAYNRTFKIPTTISRCSNNYGPYHFPEKLIPLMIANALNDKELPVYGKGDNVRDWLYVEDHCIAIDLIIRKGTVGEVYNIGGHNERTNLEVVKTVLKELGKGEELIRFVTDRAGHDRRYAIDPTKIKNELGWEPTTTFDEGIKKTIQWYLDNKPWWENIISGEYQNYYEKMYADR
- the rfbC gene encoding dTDP-4-dehydrorhamnose 3,5-epimerase; protein product: MKVIKTEVLDVYIIEPQVFGDHRGWFMESWSQEKMEKEGLFYNFVQDNQSYSAHKGTLRGLHFQKGEDSQAKLVRCTKGAVLDVAVDLREGSPTYKKWVAVELSGENKRQLLIPRGFAHGFLTLTDDVEFLYKADNYYAPNSDRNIKWNDPEINVEWGIENPIISDKDSKAPELKDSDVDFKYKEN
- the rfbA gene encoding glucose-1-phosphate thymidylyltransferase RfbA; translated protein: MKGIILAGGSGTRLYPLTMVTSKQLLPVYDKPMIYYPLSTLMLAGIQDILIISTPHDLPNFKKLLGDGSSFGIKLSYAEQPSPDGLAQAFIIGEEFIAGDSCAMILGDNIFYGNGLTKHLKAAASKDCGATVFGYYVDDPERFGIVEFDENGKAISLEEKPKNPKSNYCVTGLYFYDNRVCELAKRVKPSHRGELEITDLNKLYLEDGTLDVITLGRGYAWLDTGTIDALADSTEFVKVLENRQGVKIAAVEEIAYKNGWITKEKLMESANLYGKSAYGEHLKQVAEGKIIY
- a CDS encoding glycosyltransferase family 1 protein — its product is MTNVLLLYEILNPSVRLCAYEQLNFLYKLGKIEFKHSSFRNVTQEECVESDVVILVRSDSDMALQLVKTLKKRDKYIVYVLDDDILDIADGLVSSKYYKSVSVQKRIKKIMTYCDMLLSPSELLLQKYKGYFHTSAIIEEPALGEKRKSTHSKNLIKIGFAGSIDRKADVESILTNTIHEIVNKYKDKVEFEFFGAKPDIVDELNLKYYPYTENYELYQKKLGELNWDIGLAPMPNTNFHQCKHYNKYIEYSAHGIIGIYSNIMPYTKIIKNGVNGILCNNVTQEWTKAISYLIDNEIVRNELLDNIENIKKEKFSLEIVSKQYMDAVPELLTYTSHNRKRLPLNVIKLRYDIIRIINFICRNKLKTPVRLFQKITNN